The Nostoc sp. PCC 7524 nucleotide sequence GATATACCTCGTCCATTGGGGCGTTGAGAGGGTTACCACTGGCCAAAACTTCTGTAAATGCTAGTCTATCTGCAACATTCAATCCCCACTGAAAGAATCGCGCAATTCGGCGCACGGTACGCAGGAGGTTAATTGGCATTCGTCTGACTTTTGCTTCTTTCCCAGATAGGCGCTCACACAGATTAATAATTTCTTCTGCACTCCAAGCACGAGTTCCTACTACTGGGAAAGTCTGTTTTTCGGTGGCTGGTACACTTAAAGCCCGCACAGCAAACTTGGCTATGTCTTGGGTGTCCATGTAAGCTACAGGCGAAGATTCACCTGTCACCCAAACTGGTTGTCCTTCTAAGATGGGTATGCCATATTGACCGATTAATCCTTGCATGAAGCCAGCCAATCGTAAGATTGTATAATTTAGTCCAGACTCGGCTAAAAATAGTTCAGTACACCGCTTAATCTCCATCAGTGGGACTTCTGGGTACTTGTCAGCATCAATAATAGAAAAGAATATAAAACGTTCTACACCAGCAGCTTGCGCCGCTTGAATTAAAGCTACTTGGCCTTGCCAATCTACTTGTTTGATTGTCAATGAATCTGTAGCACGGGATGTAGCCACATCAATTACAGCTGTTACACCTTCTAAAGCTGCTGTAAGAGTTTCGGGGTAACACAAATCCCCTCTGACAAGTTCAGCTCCCCATTCTTTGAGAAAAGCGGCCTTTTTAGCACTGCGGACAAGACAACGTACTTTATATCCCTCATCGATCGCACGACGAGCTACTTGTCTTCCTAAAGTGCCAGTGGCACCAACTATTAATAATGTCATGAGGTTTGTAATAATTATTTAACTTTTATGAAAAGAATCTTAACAGAATTATCTTCTCTCAACAAAACTTTACTTTTTTTTAATGCTCTCGATTGAGATCGAGGGAATGTTGGAAACAGCGTTGTCCGGTGTGCGGACACGCTATTTTTCTAGGGAGAGTAAAATTTTTTGTCTCTCGCCAAAGGTTCTTTCTGAGGATTATTCTTCTGAACCTTGGATTTTCAGTAATAAAGCACCCAAAGCCCAACCGACGAAGATTAGACCGAAAGACAACAGAGCTGCATTGAAAATTTCGCCGCCCATTGATTTGATTCTCCTTTGCGAATGGTGGATCTGTAGATTTTTCTTTTGAAGTTGTTTCAGCAGACTAGACTCAATGACTCAAACCTAATCTTTACTAATCCTACGACTCAGGCAAACTCAGATAAACTATGTCTACCAGAAGCTCTGTAACGGCTACTGTTGGATTAGACCCGTGTAAATAATTCTAAACCAGTTTGATGGTCAATAATATTGGAGAGTGGGGAATAGGGCATGGGGAATTCTGAGTTTGACTTCATCAAAATAAATATGTATCAAGTTCATTTACATCAGCAACAGCGTCCGCGTTTAGCGATTAGTTTGGGAGATCCAGCCGGAATTGGCCCAGAAGTGATTTTGAAAGCTTTGGCAGATCCAGAAATCATTCAACAATGTGACGTTGCTGTGATAGGCGATCGCAATGTGTTGGTACAAACTTATCAAAAACTGAGTGCGACTGAGAATTTACCACTCTTGGCAAATCCTGATCAATTCCCAATTATTGATGTACCGGGGAATGGGGATACGAAAGGGGAAATTATTGTAGGAACTGGGAATGCAGCTAGCGGTGCAGCGAGTTTTGCTTATATGGAATATGCGATCGCTCAAACTCTAGCAGGTGAATTTGATGGGATTGTTACCGCCCCCATTGCTAAATCTGCGTGGAAAGCCGCAGGATATCATTACCCAGGACAAACGGAACTGTTAGCTGAAAAGGCTGGTGTTGATCGATTTGGGATGTTATTTGTGGCGCGATCGCCTTACACTGGTTGGACACTGCGTGCCTTATTAGCAACTACACATATTCCCCTTTGTCAAGTGGCTGAGACGCTGACACCCCAGTTATTAACAAAAAAATTAGATTTGTTGGTGGAGTGTTTAGAGCAAGATTTTGGTATAACTCAAGGAAGAATTGCGATCGCGGGCTTAAATCCCCACAGTGGTGAACAGGGACAATTAGGAACTGAAGAACAGGATTGGTTAATTCCTTGGTTAAATACAGAACGACAAAAACGCCCCAATTTCCATCTAGAGGGGCCAACTCCACCCGATACAATGTGGGTTAAGCCTGGTCAAGCTTGGTATGGTAATTCTCATGTTCAAAATCCTGCCGATGCTTATTTGGCACTTTATCACGACCAAGGTTTAATTCCTGTCAAGCTAATTGCCTTTGACCGTGCTGTTAATACTTCCATTGGTTTACCTTTCGTTCGCACTTCCCCCGACCACGGAACAGCATTTGATATTGCAGGTCAGGGAATTGCTGATGCTACGAGTATGAAAGCAGCGATAAAGTTAGCGGCTGAGTTAGTGAATCAACGGTTAGTGGCTAATAAATTATGATTAGTTATTCATTAAGAATTGCACTTTTTAGTAGCTCAAATTCGCTCTTTTAAGAGTTGTTATAGGTTTGATGAAATTAACATCAAAGCTGTTTTTTATTTAAACTCAAGGTAATATTCCCTCCTCAATTACGTGTTTACTCGGTTATGTACAATATTTCAGTTATGTTAAGTTTGCTGAATATATTCTTCTTAAAGCAGTTCCGCCTGAAGTAAAACTACAAATATTTATTAGCATAGAATGAAAAAATTCTTAATAAGTATCCCTATTATTCTTATAACCTCTAGTATTTCATCATTCCATGCTAATGCTCAATTTTCACAGTCAGTAATGAGAAATATGAGATTTTTTATTACTAGGGAAAATTTATTGATTGCTGCAAATATTCAAAGTGGCTCTGCTTGTTCTTTAAATCGAGGTATTTCTGTAACAAAAATGTCTGGATTTACAACTATAAACACACGTAATAGTAATGTAAAAATTTCAGGCAGAGTAGAAAGTTTTCTATCAATGCACAAAAATGAGATATCAACAGTTTCTGGGAAATTTCAGAGTAATGCTAGAGTCCGTAGTGCTGACTGGTTAATAAGAAATACAGAGTTTTACCCAGAATTTCTGAGTCAAATGGCAGATTGCACAACTGAAGGAGGATTAAAAAGAATGCAGTTGAATGCTCCTTCACCTTGAAAAAATGATGTACACCGTCAGTGAGGCACGCATGCAATACTACAATTAGGCAGCCATCTCCAGAATTTTGTTACCTATTTTTGTAGCTGATTGCTTGATATAACTTTGTGCTTCTCCCACGTTTTTCATACAGGGTCAATATCGGATAAATTAAAACCCACATATCTATTGTTAGAGGCTTGAGCAGACACAATTTTCCCTGATGCTTTTGGTATTAAAACCTCAAACCAACACCTATCTAAACACCCAAGCCTCAGTAAAATTCTTTATAACCAACTTATCCAATTATTTGCTAATTTATTGCAACTATCGACTGCAACTATACTGAT carries:
- a CDS encoding SDR family oxidoreductase → MTLLIVGATGTLGRQVARRAIDEGYKVRCLVRSAKKAAFLKEWGAELVRGDLCYPETLTAALEGVTAVIDVATSRATDSLTIKQVDWQGQVALIQAAQAAGVERFIFFSIIDADKYPEVPLMEIKRCTELFLAESGLNYTILRLAGFMQGLIGQYGIPILEGQPVWVTGESSPVAYMDTQDIAKFAVRALSVPATEKQTFPVVGTRAWSAEEIINLCERLSGKEAKVRRMPINLLRTVRRIARFFQWGLNVADRLAFTEVLASGNPLNAPMDEVYQVFGLEKEQTTTLEGYLQEYFSRIMKKLKELDYEKTKKQKSKKTPFKKVNSQ
- the petM gene encoding cytochrome b6-f complex subunit PetM, which produces MGGEIFNAALLSFGLIFVGWALGALLLKIQGSEE
- the pdxA gene encoding 4-hydroxythreonine-4-phosphate dehydrogenase PdxA, yielding MYQVHLHQQQRPRLAISLGDPAGIGPEVILKALADPEIIQQCDVAVIGDRNVLVQTYQKLSATENLPLLANPDQFPIIDVPGNGDTKGEIIVGTGNAASGAASFAYMEYAIAQTLAGEFDGIVTAPIAKSAWKAAGYHYPGQTELLAEKAGVDRFGMLFVARSPYTGWTLRALLATTHIPLCQVAETLTPQLLTKKLDLLVECLEQDFGITQGRIAIAGLNPHSGEQGQLGTEEQDWLIPWLNTERQKRPNFHLEGPTPPDTMWVKPGQAWYGNSHVQNPADAYLALYHDQGLIPVKLIAFDRAVNTSIGLPFVRTSPDHGTAFDIAGQGIADATSMKAAIKLAAELVNQRLVANKL